Genomic DNA from Klebsiella variicola:
GCCGGGCTTTCAGCAACTTCATACCTCAGTGGAAGGGTTGAAGCTGATAGCCGATTACGAGGGTTGCCGCCTGCAGCCGTATCAGTGTGATGCGGGGGTGTGGACCGATGGCATTGGCAATACGTCCGGCGTGGTGCCGGGGAAGACCATCACGGAACGGCAGGCCGCCGGGAGTTTCATCACCAACGTTTTAAGGGTGGAGAAGGCGCTGGATCGCTGTGTCCTGGTGAGCGTACCGCAGAACGTCTATGACGCGTTGGTATCGCTGGCCTTCAACGTGGGAACCGGCAATGCCTGCGGTTCAACCATGGTGAAATTTATCAATCAGAAGCGCTGGCGCGATGCCTGCTATCAGTTGCCGCGCTGGGTATACGTCAAAGGCGTATTTAATCCGGGGCTGGACAACCGCCGCGCGCGGGAGCTGTCCTGGTGCTTAAAAGGAGCGTAACGAAATGAAAAAGAAACTGATCGGTGGGTTATTTTCGGTGCTGTACACGGCGCTGATGATTTTTAGTCTCTTTGTTCCAAACAGTATTGTTCCGGCACTGGTTACAGCCTTGACCTGGGTAGCCTGCCTGCTGAGCTGGGGAGCGGTGCTGCTTTGCATGGCTGGGTGGTATGCGGGCGGCACTCATCGGGGAGAGGCAAAGCAGGCGCTGACGCGCTTTTTCAGTACGCCAGGAAACCAGGTGATCAGATGGGCCTGGTGTTCACTGCTTGTGATTTTTCTCGCCTTTACGGGCCACGTTGTCACCCTGGTATTTTATCTGCTGACGCTGGTCGCGCTTAAGGTTCTGCGTGCGCAGATTATTGATGTGGAGCCGGTGACGGTATGACGAAGGCGCTGGCGGTAATTCTGGCACTGGTAGTGCTGGCGCTTGGCTGGCAGTCATGGCGGATGAAGGAGGCCAGCCAGACCATCGAGCAGCAAGGGCGGGATCTGAAAACGACAGGCGAAAAACTGGCAAAAACGAACAGCCAGCTGATCGCCTTGTCCATCCTGTCCGAAACCAATAACCGGGAACAGGCAAGGCTTTACGCGGCGGCAGAAAGTACAAACGCGCTGCTGCGAAGCCGTCAGCGCAGAATTGAGGAGTTAAAACGTGAAAATGAGGATTTACGCCGCTGGGCTGACACTCTTCTGCCTGCTGACATTATCAGGATGCGCGAACGTCCAGCCCTCGCCGGAGGTGCTGCTTACCGTGAATGGTTGCCCCAGAGTGGCGCAGTGTCGCCTGGAAAAGTCGGCGGCACGCACTAACGGTGATCTGCTGACTGCGCTGGATGAAGCAGAGGCTGCCTGGGCGGTCTGCGCCGACAAAGTGGACACGATAATTTCCTGTCAGGAGCGAAACAGTGAACAAGCCTCAATCCTTACGCCGCGCCCTGAATAACGCGGTGCCATATGTCCGTGATAACCCGGATAAGCTGCATTTGTTCGTTGATAACGGATCGGTGGTGGCAACCGGGGCAGCGTCACTTTCATGGGAATATCGTTACACCCTGAATGTGGTGATTGTGGATTTTAGCGGCGATCAGGGGTTATTGATGGCGCCGGTGGTGGCCTGGTTAAGGGAAAATCAGCCGGATGCCATTCATAACCCGGAACTGCGGGAAAAGTTGCTTTCCTTTGAAGTCGATATTTTGCGCAATGATATCTGTGATATCAGCCTGAACCTGCAACTGACAGAGCGTGTGATAGTCAGCGCTGACGGTGACGTGTTCAGCGTCGAAGCGGTGCCGGAACCGGACGAACCGGACGAAATGTGGGCGGTGAGCCATGGCTGAGCTGCAGGAAGTTGAAGCTTGGTTAGATGCGCTCTTGGCGGGTCTGGAGCCTGCCGCACGTAAGCGCATGATGCGGGAGCTGGCGCAGCAGCTGCGCCGCAGCCAGCAGAAAAATATCAGGATGCAGCGCAACCCAGACGGGACGGCTTACGAGCCGCGTCGCGTGACGGCCAGAACGAAACAGGGCCGCATCCGTCGGCAGATGTTTGCAAAACTCCGCACCA
This window encodes:
- a CDS encoding phage virion morphogenesis protein, with product MAELQEVEAWLDALLAGLEPAARKRMMRELAQQLRRSQQKNIRMQRNPDGTAYEPRRVTARTKQGRIRRQMFAKLRTTRYLKALASQDAASVEFGSRVQRIARVHHYGLRDRVSRKGPEVKYSERRLLGMNDEVKISIHDTLLNWLAG
- the lysC gene encoding Rz1-like lysis system protein LysC (LysC is an Rz1-like component of a phage lytic system, substantially overlapping although not fully embedded in the gene for the Rz-like LysB component.), whose product is MTLSGCANVQPSPEVLLTVNGCPRVAQCRLEKSAARTNGDLLTALDEAEAAWAVCADKVDTIISCQERNSEQASILTPRPE
- the lysB gene encoding Rz-like lysis system protein LysB (The gene for this Rz-like phage lysis system protein may overlap extensively with the gene for the other spanin subunit, the Rz1-like protein in the outer membrane.); its protein translation is MTKALAVILALVVLALGWQSWRMKEASQTIEQQGRDLKTTGEKLAKTNSQLIALSILSETNNREQARLYAAAESTNALLRSRQRRIEELKRENEDLRRWADTLLPADIIRMRERPALAGGAAYREWLPQSGAVSPGKVGGTH
- a CDS encoding DNZ54_00345 family protein → MKKKLIGGLFSVLYTALMIFSLFVPNSIVPALVTALTWVACLLSWGAVLLCMAGWYAGGTHRGEAKQALTRFFSTPGNQVIRWAWCSLLVIFLAFTGHVVTLVFYLLTLVALKVLRAQIIDVEPVTV
- a CDS encoding phage tail protein, which codes for MNKPQSLRRALNNAVPYVRDNPDKLHLFVDNGSVVATGAASLSWEYRYTLNVVIVDFSGDQGLLMAPVVAWLRENQPDAIHNPELREKLLSFEVDILRNDICDISLNLQLTERVIVSADGDVFSVEAVPEPDEPDEMWAVSHG
- a CDS encoding lysozyme; protein product: MNPSTVKRCLVGAVLVIAATLPGFQQLHTSVEGLKLIADYEGCRLQPYQCDAGVWTDGIGNTSGVVPGKTITERQAAGSFITNVLRVEKALDRCVLVSVPQNVYDALVSLAFNVGTGNACGSTMVKFINQKRWRDACYQLPRWVYVKGVFNPGLDNRRARELSWCLKGA